The window ggacgctgatgtgatggactctgatgtgatggactctggtgtgatggactctgatgtgatggacgctgatgtgatggactctgatgtgatggacgctgatgtgatggacgctgTTGTGATGGACTCTGACGTGATGGACGCTGTTGTGATGGACGCTGACGTGATGGACTCTGGtgtgatggactctgatgtgatggacgctgatgtgatggactctgatgtgatggacgctgatgtgatggacgctgTTGTGATGGACTCTGACGTGATGGACGCTGTTGTGATGGACGCTGAcgtgatggacgctgatgtgatggactctgacgtgatggacgctgacgtgatggacgctgacgtgatggacgctgatgtgatggacgctgTTGTGATGGACTCTGACGTGATGGACGCTGttgtgatggacgctgatgtgatggacgctgacgtgatggactctgatgtgatggacgctgttgtgatggacgctgatgtAATGGATGCTGttgtgatggacgctgatgtgatggacgctgatgtgatggacgctgacgtgatggactctgatgtgatggacgctgttgtgatggacgctgatgtgatggactctgatgtgatggacgctgatgtgatggacactgatgtgatggactctgatgtgatggactctgatgtgatggacgctgttgtgatggacgctgatgtgatggacgctgatgtgatggacgctgacgtgatggactctgatgtgatggactctgatgtgatggacgctgttgtgatggacgctgatgtgatggacgctgacgtgatggactctgatgtgatggactctgatgtgatggacgctgttgtgatggacgctgatgtgatggacgctgatgtgatggacgctgatgtgatggacgctgatgtgatggactctgatgtgatggacgctgatgtgatggactctgatgtgatggactctgatgtgatggacgctgatgtgatggactctgatgtgatggacgctgatgtgatggactctgatgtgatggacgctgatgtgatggacgctgatgtgatggactctgatgtgatggactctgatgtgatggactctgatgtgatggactctgatgtgatggacgctgatgtgatggactctgatgtgatggacgctgatgtgatggacgctgTTGTGATGGACTCTGACGTGATGGACGCTGTTGTGATGGACGCTGAcgtgatggacgctgatgtgatggactctgacgtgatggacgctgacgtgatggacgctgacgtgatggacgctgatgtgatggacgctgTTGTGATGGACTCTGACGTGATGGACGCTGttgtgatggacgctgatgtgatggacgctgacgtgatggactctgatgtgatggacgctgttgtgatggacgctgatgtAATGGACGCTGttgtgatggacgctgatgtgatggactctgatgtgatggacgctgatgtgatggacgctgatgtgatggacgctgatgtgatggacgctgatgtgatggacgctgatgtgatggacgctgacgtgatggactctgatgtgatggacgctgttgtgatggacgctgatgtgatggactctgatgtgatggacgctgacgtgatggacgctgatgtgatggactctgatgtgatggacgctgatgtgatggacgctgatgtgatggacgctgatgtgatggacgctgatgtgatggacgctgatgtgatggacgctgatgtgatggactctgatgtgatggacgctgatgtgatggactctgatgtgatggactctgatgtgatggactctgatgtgatggactctgatgtgatggacgctgatgtgatggactctgatgtgatggactctgatgtgatggacgctgatgtgatggactctgatgtgatggacgctgatgtgatggactctgatgtgatggacgctgatgtgatggacgctgatgtgatggacgctgatgtgatggactctgatgtgatggactctgatgtgatggactctgatgtgatggacgctgatgtgatggactctgatgtgatggactctgatgtgatggacgctgacgtgatggacgctgatgtgatggacgctgatgtgatggactctgatgtgatggactctgatgtgatggactctgatgtgatggactctgatgtgatggacgctgatgtgatggactctgatgtgatggactctgacgtgatggactctgatgtgatggactctgatgtgatggactctgatgtgatggacgctgatgtgatGGATGCTGACGTGATGGACGCTGACgtgatggactctgatgtgatggacgctgatgtgatggactctgatgtgatggactctgatgtgatggactctgatgtgatggactctgatgtgatggactctgatgtgatggactctgatgtgatggactctgatgtgatggacgctgatgtgatGGATGCTGACGTGATGGACGCTGACgtgatggactctgatgtgatggacgctgatgtgatggactctgatgtgatggactctgatgtgatggactctgatgtgatggactctgacgtgatggactctgatgtgatggactctgatgtgatggactctgatgtgatggactctgatgtgatggacgctgatgtgatggactctgatgtgatggactctgacgtgatggactctgatgtgatggactctgatgtgatggactctgatgtgatggactctgatgtgatggactctgacgtgatggacgctgacgtgatggacgctgatgtgatggactctgatgtgatggacgctgatgtgatggacgctgacgtgatggacgctgatgtgatggactctgatgtgatggacgctgatgtgatggacgctgatgtgatggactctgatgtgatggacgctgatgtgatggactctgatgtgatggacgctgatgtgatggactctgatgtgatggactctgatgtgatggactctgatgtgatggacgctgatgtgatggacgctgacGTGATGGACTCTGACgtgatggactctgatgtgatggacgctgacgtgatggacgctgatgtgatggacgctgatgtgatggacgctgatgtgatggactctgatgtgatggacgctgatgtgatggactctgatgtgatggactctgatgtgatggacgctgatgtgatggacgctgacgtgatggactctgatgtgatggactctgatgtgatggactctgatgtgatggacgctgatgtgatggacgctgacgtgatggactctgatgtgatggactctgatgtgatggactctgatgtgatggactctgacgtgatggacgctgatgtgatggacgctgTTCTGATGGACGCTGAcgtgatggacgctgatgtgatggacgctgatgtgatggactctgatgtgatggactctgatgtgatggactctgatgtgatggacgctgacgtgatggacgctgatgtAATGGACGCTGttgtgatggacgctgatgtgatggacgctgacgtgatggactctgatgtgatggacgctgatgtgatggacgctgatgtgatggacgctgatgtgatggacgctgacgtgatggacgctgatgtgatggacgctgTTGTGATGGACactgatgtgatggactctgatgtgatggacgctgttgtgatggacgctgatgGACGCTGACGTGATGGACTCTGttgtgatggacgctgatgtgatggactctgatgtgatggacgctgacgtgatggacgctgatgtgatggactctgatgtgatggacgctgacgtgatggacgctgatgtgatggacgctgacGTGATGGACTCTGttgtgatggacgctgatgtgatggactctgatgtgatggacgctgacgtgatggacgctgacgtgatggactctgatgtgatggactctgatgtgatggacgctgacgtgatggacgctgacgtgatggactctgatgtgatggactctgatgtgatggactctgatgtgatggacgctgacgtgatggactctgatgtgatggactctgatgtgatggactctgatgtgatggacgctgacgtgatggactctgatgtgatggactctgatgtgatggactctgatgtgatggactctgatgtgatggacactgatgtgatggacgctgatgtgatggacgctgTTCTGATGGACGCTGAcgtgatggacgctgatgtgatggacgctgatgtgatggactctgatgtgatggactctgatgtgatggactctgatgtgatggactctgatgtgatggactctgatgtgatggacgctgatgtgatggacgctgatgtgatggacgctgatgtgatggacgctgatgtgatggacgctgTTCTGATGGACGCTGAcgtgatggacgctgatgtgatggacgctgatgtgatggactctgatgtgatggactctgatgtgatggactctgatgtgatggactctgatgtgatggacgctgatgtgatggactctgatgtgatggactctgTTCTGATGGACGCTGAcgtgatggacgctgatgtgatggacgctgatgtgatggactctgTTCTGATGGACGCTGAcgtgatggacgctgatgtgatggactctgatgtgatggacgctgttgtgatggacgctgatggacgctgatgtgatggacgctgacgtgatggactctgatgtgatggacgctgttgtgatggacgctgatgtgatggactctgatgtgatggacgctgatgtgatggacactgatgtgatggactctgatgtgatggacgctgatgtgatggacactgatgtgatggacgctgatgtgatggacgctgatgtgatggactctgatgtgatggactctgatgtgatggactctgatgtgatggactctgatgtgatggacgctgatgtgatggactctgatgtgatggactctgTTCTGATGGACGCTGAcgtgatggacgctgatgtgatggacgctgatgtgatggactctgTTCTGATGGACGCTGAcgtgatggacgctgatgtgatggactctgatgtgatggacgctgttgtgatggacgctgatggacgctgatgtgatggacgctgacgtgatggactctgatgtgatggacgctgttgtgatggacgctgatgtgatggactctgatgtgatggacgctgatgtgatggacactgatgtgatggacgctgatgtgatggacgctgatgtgatggacgctgatTAAGCAAcatttacctacatttgattcATTTGGCTCACTTATATCTGAACGTGTCCTCTTCTTCCTGAGGAAACTGGCAAACCTCCGCCTATCCTCCCAGGTACGGCACGGCACGGTACGGCACGGCACGGCACGGTACGGCACGGCACGGCACGGTACGGCACGGTACGGTCAAGGACCAGAAATCACTGCAGAGGGTGATGAAGATCGCTCAACGCATCATCAAGATGCCACTCCCCTCCATAGCCTATGATCAGAGACTCTTCCCCCCCGACCGTACACCGTGTGTCCCGCTACGTGGCGCCCGCTCTGGGACACGCTGCCGCAGCCTCCCGGGTAGAACCCACAGGACTACGCACAGCGTCTTCCCTTCAGCAGTCAGACCGCTGTCAATGAGCCCCACGCTGTCCCACACCGCCTAGTTGTTGTCGTGTGCTGAAGCGCAATTCTGTATTCactgtatttattattatctgtgtatttattcctatttcccatctatttacctttatttttctatcatttattttgtacataCTTCTGATAATTGTGTATAACTGACTGTTTTGCACTCTGGTTAGACCCGCCTTAAATGTCGTTACACTGTGCTTGTATTTTTGTAATGACGATAAAATAATCTAAAGACTTAAGAGGTAATATCCGTCTCCTCGAGTGCTGCACTGTAAAACCTGAGTTAATAGAACTCAAACGTTTTGTTGAAACTGATTACATCGACCTTTTTGAGTActttaaattaaatgttttaagtaaaagtataatcTTATCAATTGAGTTATATTTACTAGTAATTTTTAAGTGACACAAACatattattttaagttaaagaaACATGGATATATTAAGTTATCTAAACTAATaatttttgttaacactgtacatacaaAGATCAAGTATCTTTAACTTAAACATTTTCATATCTCTTCAACTAGCTATTTTGTAGATATGAAAATCAGGTAGATTTaacttaaatatttgtattatcttTAAACCCCAATATGAATAAAGAATTTCAATTGACTAGTCCTCAA is drawn from Pseudochaenichthys georgianus unplaced genomic scaffold, fPseGeo1.2 scaffold_545_arrow_ctg1, whole genome shotgun sequence and contains these coding sequences:
- the LOC139433510 gene encoding uncharacterized protein in mobD 3'region-like, with amino-acid sequence MDSDVMDSDVMDSDVMDADVMDAVLMDADVMDADVMDADVMDSDVMDSDVMDSDVMDADVMDADVMDAVVMDADVMDADVMDSDVMDADVMDADVMDADVMDADVMDADVMDAVVMDTDVMDSDVMDAVVMDADGR
- the LOC139433511 gene encoding uncharacterized protein in mobD 3'region-like, with amino-acid sequence MDADVMDADVMDADVMDADVMDAVLMDADVMDADVMDADVMDSDVMDSDVMDSDVMDSDVMDADVMDSDVMDSVLMDADVMDADVMDADVMDSVLMDADVMDADVMDSDVMDAVVMDADGR